In Chitinophaga sp. H8, the sequence GCCATTCATCTCCCGGCATTTTGTAAATCATGGGAGACTTGCCATGCACTACTTCATCATGACTCAGCGGAAGCATAAAGTTTTCGCTGAACATATACACACTGCTAAAGGTAAGCTGGTTCTGATGCCATTTGCGATGCAAAGGGTCTCTTTTAAAATAGGCCAGTGTATCATTCATCCAGCCCATCATCCACTTCATTCCAAAACCCAGGCCACCCATAAAAGTGGGTCTGGATACCCCATAAAAAGACGTTGACTCTTCCGCTATGGTTTGTACATCCGGGAATTGCTGATAAATCGTTTCGTTCAGGTGTTTTAAAAAACTGATCGCTTCCAGGTTTTCGTGCCCTCCCTGTTCATTAGGTTCCCATTGGCCTACTTCCCTTGAGTAATTGAGGTGAATCATAGAGGCTACGGCATCCACCCTTAGCCCGTCAATATGAAATTTATCCAGCCAGAAAAGTGCATTGCTCAGTAAGAAAGACCGGACTTCATTTCTCCCATAATTGAAAATATAGCTGTTCCAGTCGGGGTGATACCCTTTCCGCATATCAGCATATTCATAAGTATGTGATCCATCAAACCGGAACAAGCCATGAGCATCATACGGAAAATGGGAAGGCACCCAGTCGAGTATTACCCCTATCCCTTCCTGGTGGAAGGCTTCTATCATCCGCATAAAGTCCTGCGGGGTACCATACCGGGAAGTAGGCGCATAAAAGCCGGTACCCTGGTATCCCCAGGAACCATCAAAGGGATGTTCCATCACCGGCATCAGCTCTACGTGTGTAAATCCCATTTCCTTAACATAAGGTACCAGCATAGTGGCAATCTCTGTATAGGAATAAAATACTTCATGATTAGACGGATCCGGCCGGCGCCAGGAGCCCAGGTGTACCTCATATACGGAGAAGGGGCTTTGCAGGCTGTTATGCTGTGCGCGGCGCTCCATCCATTTCTTATCTTTCCATTGGTGCTGCAGTCCATGCGCAATAGAAGCCGTTTTGGGCCGGAGTTCCCAGTAATGAGCAAAAGGGTCTCCTTTTTGCAGTTCTTCCCCCGTGTGCGAACGGATAAAGTATTTATATAAGCAACCGGCACCTACCTTGGGAATGAAACCTTCCCATATACCGGAATTGTCCCATCGGGGGAACAGCGTATGTGTATAATGGCTCCATCCGTTAAAATCCCCCATTACCGCAACATAGGCCGCATTGGGTGCCCATACCGCAAAATACGTTCCTTTTACCCCCTCATATTCCAGAAAATGAGCCCCGAATTTTTCGTATAGCCTGCTATGCGTACCCTCCTGGAACAGCTGGATATCTTTGGCAGAAAACAGAGAAAAAGGCTCTACAGGCTGTAGCTGACGGTAAGTATCTCCTGTCATATGAGGCATTATTAGATTGAGGTGAATAGTAACAAGATAGTTTAATTAAGGCAAAAAAAAAGCTACCTGACGGTAGCTTTTTTAATATCTGAAATACTGATTAGTATTTACGCTTAAAAGGAGGTCTGGAACCACCGGATGATTCGCGTCTGTCGCTATAGCTTCTGCGCTCACCACCTTCTCCGCCGCTCCAGGTTCTTCTGCGTGGGCCATCGTCCCGGCGCCCACCGCCACCGCTTCTGCGTTTATCGCCGTCCTGAGACATTTCGATACGTACGCTTCTGCCGTTGTACTCTGCTGTTTTAAAGCTTTGCGTTACCTGGTCTACCACATCATTTTCCACTTCAAAGAAAG encodes:
- the glgB gene encoding 1,4-alpha-glucan branching protein GlgB, coding for MTGDTYRQLQPVEPFSLFSAKDIQLFQEGTHSRLYEKFGAHFLEYEGVKGTYFAVWAPNAAYVAVMGDFNGWSHYTHTLFPRWDNSGIWEGFIPKVGAGCLYKYFIRSHTGEELQKGDPFAHYWELRPKTASIAHGLQHQWKDKKWMERRAQHNSLQSPFSVYEVHLGSWRRPDPSNHEVFYSYTEIATMLVPYVKEMGFTHVELMPVMEHPFDGSWGYQGTGFYAPTSRYGTPQDFMRMIEAFHQEGIGVILDWVPSHFPYDAHGLFRFDGSHTYEYADMRKGYHPDWNSYIFNYGRNEVRSFLLSNALFWLDKFHIDGLRVDAVASMIHLNYSREVGQWEPNEQGGHENLEAISFLKHLNETIYQQFPDVQTIAEESTSFYGVSRPTFMGGLGFGMKWMMGWMNDTLAYFKRDPLHRKWHQNQLTFSSVYMFSENFMLPLSHDEVVHGKSPMIYKMPGDEWQKFANLRLMYGYMFTHPGTKLLFMGAEFAQTQEWNFKSELEWHLLKFAPHQGIQQFVKDINKLYRTEPALYIKQFEQDGFEWVSTADHDNSILAYLRKGTKREDTLLVVLNMTPVAHEHYLLGTNTAGTWKELFNSDDPVYYGSGVLNTSPLTTQKQPYNGKEYTLLLRLPPLGALIMKLQKQ